The following coding sequences lie in one Cannabis sativa cultivar Pink pepper isolate KNU-18-1 chromosome 5, ASM2916894v1, whole genome shotgun sequence genomic window:
- the LOC115716515 gene encoding uncharacterized protein LOC115716515 — protein MATTRSGSKSPSPAKKVSKKSKKAPAVTSKVEPKMGLKKIAKNLVADVPETSASKKRALPVKVDAPKTKRAKISKSARDVSSDSDFEDEVHGEDQKPKVKSKVI, from the exons atggCAACCACTAGAAGTGGTTCGAAATCACCATCTCCGGCGAAGAAAGTTTCTAAAAAATCGAAGAAGGCTCCAGCTGTTACTTCCAAAGTCGAACCTAAAATggggttaaaaaaaattgctaaaaattTAGTGGCTGATGTTCCAGAGACATCGGCCTCTAAGAAAAGAGCCCTTCCTGTTAAAGTAGATGCTCCTAAGACTAAGAGAGCAAAAATTTCCAAGTCTGCACGCGAT GTTTCCTCAGATTCCGATTTTGAGGATGAAGTGCATGGTGAGGACCAAAAGCCCAAAGTTAAATCAAAGGTAATTTAA